The Flaviramulus sp. BrNp1-15 genome includes the window AATAGGTTTCCAACGATCTGCCAATTCTTTAAAACCTAGCTCTATTAAGCCTTTTGGTTGTTGAGGCCATGGATGAACAGCAGGCCAAAGTAACGACCCTGAAAATGTGGCGTGTGCTTTTAAACCAAGCCTATTACTGGTTTTTGCTGCTTTATGCATTTGATCTATTGCCCAAGCAGTACGTTCTTTTGGTTTCCCTTGCAATTCTTTTGGTGCAAATACATCAAACATAATATCATGTGCAGGATGTACCGCTACCAATTGCCCTTGAATGTGTGTTGAAAGCTCTGTGATTTCAAGACCATAACTGTTTATTTTTTCTTTAAAATCATCACAATACGTTTGACTTTCTGCTGCAATATCTAAATCGATAATAGATTTATCTAATGTTGGAATTTGAACGCCTTTATACCCTAAATCTGAAGCCCATTTGCATAATCCATCAAGTGAATTAAATGGCTCCTTTTCATCCATAAACTGTGCTAAAAATATAGCTGGTCCTTTTATAGTTTGCATTATTCTACATTTTCAATATTTACCCAAACATTTCCTTTTTGGTGAGATTCTACTACTTTTTCAATAAAATTCATACCCCTTACTCCATCAATAATGGTTGGGAATTCACCATGATTGTAAGGTTCATTATTTATAGCCTTGGCTATTCCATTATAAATATTGCCCATAGAATCAAAAATACCTTCTGGATGCCCAGGAGGAAGTTTTGAGCCATCTAAACACAATTCGGAATTATAAGAATGTCCTGGTTTTAAAACTCGAAGCGGTTTACCATCTTCAACCATATAAAGAAAATTAGGATTTTCCTGCTCCCATTTTAAACCTGCTTTATCACCGTAAACTTTTACTATAAAACTATTTTCTTCACCAGATGCAATCTGGCTTGTGCAAATAACACCTTTAGCTTTGTTACTACAACGTAGTAAAACAGTTCCATCTACATCCATGTTATTATCAGAATACAGATAATTTAAGTCTGCCAAAATCGATTCTATTCTTAATCCTGAAACATATTCGAGCATATCAAAAGCATGTGTTCCAATATCACCAATACAGCAACTAATACCGCCTTTTTCAGGATCGAGTCTCCATGTATTTTTTCTTTCTTCTTTATTATGAATAATAGGATTTATCCAACCTTGGTAATATTGCGCATCTATTCTTTGAATATTCCCCAACTCACCATTTAAAATCATTTCTCGCATTTGACGCACCATAGGATAACCTGTGTAGGTGTAGGTAATTGCAAAAATGGTTTTAGATTTTTTTAAAGTAGCATGTAAAATTTTAGCTTCTTCGTAAGTGGTTGTCATAGGTTTTTCACAAATAACATTAAACCCGTTTTCCAATAGTTTTTTTGCCATTGGAAAATGAAGAAAATTTGGCGTAAGCACCGATATGATTTGCATCCTTTCTTCAACAGGCAACTTTAATTCTTCTTCAACCAGTGTGTCAAAATCTTTATAAATTCTGTTTGTTGGTAAATCTATTTTTTCTGCAAAGCCTATATTTTCTTCCCAAACAGGATTAAAAACACCACCTACAATTTGGTATTTATCGTACATTGACGAAGCTATTCGATGCAACACCCCAATAAGCGAATCACCTCCACCTCCTAAAATTCCTAATCTAATTTTATTACTCATTTATAATTATGCGTCTTTATATTCTACTTTTTCGTTTTTAAATACTATGGCAAAAAACACAAGTACACCTAAAGCAAATAATGCTGGAAACTCCCATATATCTAACCAACTATGAGCGCCATCTGCCAATACATTTTTATCTACTATTTGTCCTGCCACCCAGAAACCAACTAACATACCAACACCATAAGTTGCTAATGTAATTAAGCCTTGTGCTGCACTTTTTACTTTATCACCTGCTTTAGAATCGGTATAAATTTGTCCTGAAACAAAGAAGAAATCATAACAAATACCATGTAATGCAATTCCTATTACCAGCATAAAAAATAAATCTCCTGCATTACCAAAAGCGAACAATGCATAGCGAATTGCCCATGCTAACATACCAAATATGATAGTTTTTTTGAAACCATATTTCTTAAAAAAGAATGGTAATAACAGCATAAAACCTACTTCGGAAATCTGGCCTAAAGACGCCCATGCCGTAGAATTTTCAACTTTATATTCTGTTAAAAACGGACTTATGTTTTGGTAGTAAAAAGCAAGTGGGATGCATATTAAAACTGAGGATACAAAAAACACTAAAAAGTTTCTGTCTTTTAAAAGCTTTAAAGCATCCAAACCTAAAATATCACTAATAGTTACTTTTTCATCTTTTGAAACTTTTGGAGGTGTTTTTGGCAATGTAAAACTAAAAACACCCAATATAGCAGAAGCTATTGCAACCATTGTAAAGGTGTTAGATAACATACCTTGACCTATGTTTTCAATAGAATCCCATTTAAATGCAAAACTAATTAATAAACCAGCTACAATCCAACCAATTGTTCCCCAAACACGTACCAATGGAAATTGTTTTGCGGGGTCATTCATTTGATTGAATGATACCGAATTTACTAAAGCTAATGTTGGCATATAAGCAATCATGTAACCTAATACATATGGGTAAAACGCTCCAAATTCGGTAGATTGAGACATTTGATACATTAAAAATGCACCTATTAAATGTAAGATTCCCAGAATTTTTTCAGCATTAAAAAACCTATCTGCAATTAAACCAATAATAAAAGGTGCTATAATAGCTCCCCAAGATTGTGTAGAATATGCCATTCCAGTTTCTGCTCCTGTAGCACTTAAGTTGTTTCCTAAAAAGGAACCTAAAGTAACAAACCATCCTCCCCAAATGAAGAATTCCAGAAACATCATAAAAGACAATTGAAATTGAGTTGATTTTTTCATAGTTAGTTGGTTGGTTATAATTATTTCAATTCCTTTTCTGCTTTTAACAAAAGTGCTTTTGTAGCTAGTATTCCTTCTTTTTCTGACAACTTATCCCCTTCATATTCTACACCAATATACCCAGTATACCCTGCGTCTTTAACTAATTTTAAAATTCTTGTATAATCTAGTGTAGTTTCATTTCCGTTTTCATCAAAATCATAAGACTTTGCGCTAACAGCATCTGCCTTGGCAAGCATCATTTCAATACCTTTATATTTATCTGGATACTCTTCTTCACATTCGCCCCATTGCTCTCCGTCTTTACGCTTAACACACCAGTTTCCAAAATCTGGCAATGTTCCACAGTTATCCATATTAACATCTGCAATAGCCTGCATTAAAGCATCAGCATCAGATGATAACCAACCGTGATTCTCACATAAAACATTAATGTTTTTGGTTGCAGCATATTCTGATAATTTTCTCAATCCATCAACAACAGATTCTTTCCATACTTCAGGATCGTTCGTACCAAATGTATTTACTCTAATAGAGTGGCAACCTAATTTTTGTGCTGCATCAACCCATTTTTTATGATTTTCTACAGCAAGATTTCTTTTTTCCTCGTCTGGATCTGCTAAATCACCTTCATGATCTATCATAATAAGTACGTTTCTAATGCCTTGAGAATCACTAACCTTTTTTAAAGAATCTATTACAGTATCAAATCCTAATTTTTCGATTTCATCATTATACAACTGGTTTACATATTCCACACCCTCAAAACCCATTTCTTTAGCTTGTGAGGCAAATAAAAACGGACTTCCATTTTCTTCTCTTACAAATTTATGCAAAGACCATTGTGCTATTGATAGTTTAAAAAATGGTGCTTTTTGGCCTTCAACAACAACTTGTTTCTCTTCAGTTTTTTCTTTTTTACTATTTCCACAGGCCACAAAAAAAATGAGCGATAATGATAAAAAGGCAAACATTATTTTTTGTGAATTAATAATTGGTTTCATCTAATTATAATTTTAGTTAGTTTGATAATTTAATTTGAAATTTAAAGAATTGAATAATCAATATTGTTTATAATTATTCAGTGAAAGAATTTAAACAAGATTAAATACGTCTTTTTAAACCAATAAAGTGTGTTTTTGCCTATACTCTATTGGTGTACATTTCTCATGTTTTTTAAAAACAGTTGAAAAATATTGACTAGTTGAAAAACCACAAGTAAAGGCCACTTCTGCAATACTTATTTTCTCATCTCCAGCCAAAATATCTTTAGACATTTTGAGGCGTTTCATCATTAAATATCGCATTGGAGTTAAATTTGTTAACTGTTTACAATGATATGTAAACCTTGTTAAACCAACGCCTGCCGATTTTGCCATGTCTTCAATAGTCCATGCTTCAGATAAATTATTATCCAATTCATTTAAAAACAACTTGACACTTCTAGAACTATCTGTAAGTTGTTCATTTAGTTCTACCTCATCCTCTACTAACAAATCTAAAAGTAGTATTAACAAATAATTAATTAAAAGCCTTATTCTAGAAGAGTTATTGCCATTAACATCTGTATCAACAGCTTTACCTATTCTTTGAAAACAGTCTCGTATTCGCTTATCGGCTTTCCATAAAATTTTCTCATTATGCCTTAATATTATGGTAAGTTTTTCCAAATCTGCGGGTGCAAGCATAATCCAATCTGGCCAAACCCAATTCTGGTGTGGTCTTCTAACATCTAAGTCTAAAATAACCCAATAAAACTTCCCCATACCAATAGAAGGGTTACCTACTTTATGCGCTTCCCATGGTCTAGTTATGGTTAGGTAGTTAGGCAAGAGCTCCATTTCATCATTCTGTTGCGCGTAAGGCATAGTTCCTGATTCTAAAAAATGAATTTCAATACCTTCATTTCTATGCCAATCTAAACCCCAATCTTGCGGCTCATTTGCATCCCAATACCCAACACTATTCAAACCAATTGTATCATCTGTTAAACGATCTCCTGGATATGTATATCTAGCAAGTGCTTTAAATTTCAGTTTTTTTCTTTTTACAGCATCAATTAAAGGCAAGCAAGTGTCTGCTTGATAAACAATTCCATCTGCTTCAAAGGGTGTTATTCTTTTGTACATTTATCTTCACTGAAAAAAATTAAACATTATTAATATGCAAATTACTTAATTTGGCAAGAAATCTATAATTATATACACCAAAAATTATTAAATTAATAAAATTTTAAACATAAATGAGCAATATTAATTTTAGAGTTTCTGAAGAACAATACGATGCCATAGTTGTTGGAACTGGTATTTCGGGTGGTTGGGCTGCAAAAGAACTTTGTGAAAACGGTTTAAAAACCTTAGTTCTTGAACGAGGTAGAATGGTAAAACATGTTGAAGATTACCCTACAGCTAATATGGATCCATGGGATTTTCCTAACGGAGAAGATCCTAGTAGAGAAACTAAAGAACGCATGTACAAACAAAATAGAACCGGATTTGTAACTCAAGAATCTCGTAAACATTTTTTTGTAGACGATATAAAACACCCTTATAATGAAGACAGACGTTTTGATTGGATTAGAGGTTATCACGTTGGTGGGCGCTCATTAATGTGGGGTAGACAAAGTTATAGATTGAGTGATATTGATTTTGAAGCTAACAAAAAAGAAGGTATAGCAGTAGATTGGCCTGTTCGCTACAAAGATATTGCTCCATGGTATGACAAGGTTGAAGAATTTATTGGAGTAAGTGGTGAAAACTTAGGCTTAAAACAGCTTCCAGACCAGAAGCTATTAAAACCAATGAATCTTAATTGCGTTGAGGAAGATTTAAAAGCAAAAATTGCTGAAAATTTTGATGATGGTAGACTTTTAACCATAGGAAGAACTGCGCATATAACAGAAGGCACAAAACCAGGTTTAGGTAGAAGCACATGTCAATATAGAAATAGATGTATGCGAGGATGTCCTTTTGGCGCTTATTTTAGTAGTAACTCATCAACATTACCAACTGCAGAAGCTACAGGTAATATGACTTTAAGACCAAACTCAATTGTACACGAAGTTATTTATGATGATAAAACTAAAAAAGCTACGGGTGTTAAAGTTATTGATGCAGAAACTAAAGAAACTATTGTTTACAAAGCCAAGGTTATTTTCTTATGTGCTTCAACAGTTGCATCGGCTGCCATTTTATTACAATCAAAATCTGAACGTTTCCCTAACGGATTAGGAAATGATAGCGGTGAATTAGGACATAATATTATGGACCACCATTTTCATGTTGGAGCAAGAGCAAAAGTTGATGGATATGAAGATAAGATTGAAAAAGGAAGAAGAGCAAATGGCTTATATATCCCTAGATTTAGAAACTTAGGCGGCAAAACAGA containing:
- a CDS encoding GMC oxidoreductase — translated: MSNINFRVSEEQYDAIVVGTGISGGWAAKELCENGLKTLVLERGRMVKHVEDYPTANMDPWDFPNGEDPSRETKERMYKQNRTGFVTQESRKHFFVDDIKHPYNEDRRFDWIRGYHVGGRSLMWGRQSYRLSDIDFEANKKEGIAVDWPVRYKDIAPWYDKVEEFIGVSGENLGLKQLPDQKLLKPMNLNCVEEDLKAKIAENFDDGRLLTIGRTAHITEGTKPGLGRSTCQYRNRCMRGCPFGAYFSSNSSTLPTAEATGNMTLRPNSIVHEVIYDDKTKKATGVKVIDAETKETIVYKAKVIFLCASTVASAAILLQSKSERFPNGLGNDSGELGHNIMDHHFHVGARAKVDGYEDKIEKGRRANGLYIPRFRNLGGKTDAKDFKRGYGYQGRASRGSLSESVAELKYGPKLKEAILKPGEWNIGLTAFGETLPDHKNRMYLDYDKLDEWGLPTVTFDADFGENELAMRKDMKEQAVQMLKAAGYKDVEGYDNAQGRAMGLGIHEMGTARMGRDPKTSVLNEYNQIHTCKNVYVTDGSFMTSAGCQNPSLTYMAFTARAANHAAEQLKKNNA
- a CDS encoding helix-turn-helix transcriptional regulator, whose amino-acid sequence is MYKRITPFEADGIVYQADTCLPLIDAVKRKKLKFKALARYTYPGDRLTDDTIGLNSVGYWDANEPQDWGLDWHRNEGIEIHFLESGTMPYAQQNDEMELLPNYLTITRPWEAHKVGNPSIGMGKFYWVILDLDVRRPHQNWVWPDWIMLAPADLEKLTIILRHNEKILWKADKRIRDCFQRIGKAVDTDVNGNNSSRIRLLINYLLILLLDLLVEDEVELNEQLTDSSRSVKLFLNELDNNLSEAWTIEDMAKSAGVGLTRFTYHCKQLTNLTPMRYLMMKRLKMSKDILAGDEKISIAEVAFTCGFSTSQYFSTVFKKHEKCTPIEYRQKHTLLV
- a CDS encoding sugar phosphate isomerase/epimerase gives rise to the protein MKPIINSQKIMFAFLSLSLIFFVACGNSKKEKTEEKQVVVEGQKAPFFKLSIAQWSLHKFVREENGSPFLFASQAKEMGFEGVEYVNQLYNDEIEKLGFDTVIDSLKKVSDSQGIRNVLIMIDHEGDLADPDEEKRNLAVENHKKWVDAAQKLGCHSIRVNTFGTNDPEVWKESVVDGLRKLSEYAATKNINVLCENHGWLSSDADALMQAIADVNMDNCGTLPDFGNWCVKRKDGEQWGECEEEYPDKYKGIEMMLAKADAVSAKSYDFDENGNETTLDYTRILKLVKDAGYTGYIGVEYEGDKLSEKEGILATKALLLKAEKELK
- a CDS encoding nucleoside permease; protein product: MKKSTQFQLSFMMFLEFFIWGGWFVTLGSFLGNNLSATGAETGMAYSTQSWGAIIAPFIIGLIADRFFNAEKILGILHLIGAFLMYQMSQSTEFGAFYPYVLGYMIAYMPTLALVNSVSFNQMNDPAKQFPLVRVWGTIGWIVAGLLISFAFKWDSIENIGQGMLSNTFTMVAIASAILGVFSFTLPKTPPKVSKDEKVTISDILGLDALKLLKDRNFLVFFVSSVLICIPLAFYYQNISPFLTEYKVENSTAWASLGQISEVGFMLLLPFFFKKYGFKKTIIFGMLAWAIRYALFAFGNAGDLFFMLVIGIALHGICYDFFFVSGQIYTDSKAGDKVKSAAQGLITLATYGVGMLVGFWVAGQIVDKNVLADGAHSWLDIWEFPALFALGVLVFFAIVFKNEKVEYKDA
- a CDS encoding Gfo/Idh/MocA family protein, with amino-acid sequence MSNKIRLGILGGGGDSLIGVLHRIASSMYDKYQIVGGVFNPVWEENIGFAEKIDLPTNRIYKDFDTLVEEELKLPVEERMQIISVLTPNFLHFPMAKKLLENGFNVICEKPMTTTYEEAKILHATLKKSKTIFAITYTYTGYPMVRQMREMILNGELGNIQRIDAQYYQGWINPIIHNKEERKNTWRLDPEKGGISCCIGDIGTHAFDMLEYVSGLRIESILADLNYLYSDNNMDVDGTVLLRCSNKAKGVICTSQIASGEENSFIVKVYGDKAGLKWEQENPNFLYMVEDGKPLRVLKPGHSYNSELCLDGSKLPPGHPEGIFDSMGNIYNGIAKAINNEPYNHGEFPTIIDGVRGMNFIEKVVESHQKGNVWVNIENVE